In Gloeomargarita sp. SRBZ-1_bins_9, one genomic interval encodes:
- a CDS encoding NAD(P)H-hydrate epimerase, with translation MGTYDDTLALGNERFCTQTGLPVPTLSRGQVERWWRLVQQAGLTLEALVETAGRSAAMLTLGWLGENWDTGRVVVLAGSGVTAAVALGAARHMANRGANVRLWPQSLELPIVQTQYRLYRQTGAQVVDASELVGEGAAVVLAGSETPLTAEQQQWIATSGAEVVRIGETLDAVTAAATLVLGLPVAEACYTGQVYLADVGVPLAVYEQVGLYHRFVFGQQYIIPLYPR, from the coding sequence ATGGGGACGTACGACGATACCCTTGCCCTAGGGAATGAGCGTTTTTGCACCCAGACGGGGCTGCCGGTGCCGACGTTGAGCCGGGGACAGGTAGAACGCTGGTGGCGTCTGGTGCAGCAGGCGGGTTTGACGCTGGAGGCCCTGGTGGAAACGGCAGGGCGCAGTGCGGCCATGTTGACCCTGGGATGGCTGGGGGAGAACTGGGACACGGGTCGGGTGGTGGTGCTGGCCGGGTCAGGGGTCACGGCAGCTGTTGCTTTGGGGGCGGCTCGCCACATGGCCAACCGGGGGGCGAATGTGCGGCTATGGCCCCAGTCCCTGGAGTTGCCCATTGTGCAAACCCAGTACCGGCTCTACCGGCAAACCGGGGCGCAGGTAGTAGATGCCAGCGAACTAGTGGGCGAAGGGGCGGCTGTGGTCTTAGCCGGTAGTGAAACGCCGCTAACGGCGGAGCAGCAACAGTGGATTGCCACCAGCGGGGCAGAGGTGGTGCGCATTGGGGAAACCCTTGATGCGGTGACGGCGGCGGCGACGTTGGTGCTGGGGCTACCGGTGGCGGAGGCCTGCTACACGGGCCAAGTCTATTTGGCGGATGTGGGGGTGCCCCTGGCGGTGTATGAACAGGTGGGGCTATATCACCGCTTTGTCTTCGGTCAGCAATACATCATTCCCCTGTACCCGCGCTAG
- the pyk gene encoding pyruvate kinase, producing the protein MEVPFRRTKIVATVGPACNTPEVLRAMIEAGVNTFRLNFSHGTHADHQRHIRLIRQLSFELNRPIGILQDLQGPKIRLGTFPEGSVVVPTSSTYILTSEPVPCTTERGYVSYERLAEEVPIGATILLDDGRVEMVVEEVRRDRKELYCRVTVGGVLSNHKGVNFPGVSLSVKPLTEKDRQDLFFGLEQGVDWVALSFVRSPEDVLELKEIIAQRGCRVPVIAKIEKHEAIAQMEAVLSVCDGVMVARGDLGVEMPAQEVPLLQKRLIATANRLGIPVITATQMLDSMVHSPRPTRAEVSDVANAILDGTDAVMLSNETATGKYPVLAVQTLDKIARHMEQECLQPGMQGVYSRPFQPGGQPIANAISKAVSDVASELAAGAILTLTKTGATARNVSKFRPRTPIIAVTPHIEVARQLQLVWGVRPLLVLELPTAGQTFQVAMAMAQERGWLKEGDLVVMTAGTLPGVAGSTDLIKVGMVSAQIAQGVGVGQGLVSGRARVLRPQERLTDFQTGEILVVQQTDASLVEPMRRAAGIVTEDESLTGHAAVIGLRLGVPVIVGVKNATQIIRDGAIITLDVARGTVYTGALRIGDMG; encoded by the coding sequence ATGGAGGTCCCGTTTCGCCGCACCAAGATCGTCGCCACTGTGGGTCCTGCCTGTAACACACCGGAAGTCCTGCGGGCGATGATTGAAGCGGGGGTGAATACTTTTCGCCTGAATTTTTCCCACGGTACCCACGCCGACCACCAACGCCATATCCGCCTGATCCGCCAGTTGTCTTTTGAACTGAACCGACCCATCGGCATTCTCCAGGATTTGCAGGGGCCAAAAATTCGCTTGGGTACGTTTCCTGAAGGGAGTGTGGTGGTGCCCACCAGCAGTACCTACATTCTCACCAGCGAGCCGGTGCCCTGTACGACGGAGCGGGGTTATGTCAGCTATGAGCGCTTGGCGGAGGAGGTGCCCATTGGTGCAACCATTCTCCTGGACGATGGCCGGGTGGAGATGGTGGTGGAGGAGGTGCGGCGGGACCGGAAGGAGTTGTACTGCCGGGTGACGGTCGGGGGAGTGCTCTCCAACCACAAGGGGGTGAATTTCCCGGGTGTGTCTTTGTCGGTGAAACCCCTAACGGAAAAGGATCGGCAGGATTTGTTCTTCGGTCTGGAGCAGGGGGTGGATTGGGTGGCCCTGAGCTTTGTGCGCAGTCCCGAAGATGTCCTGGAACTCAAGGAAATCATTGCCCAGCGGGGCTGCCGGGTGCCGGTGATCGCCAAGATCGAAAAACACGAGGCCATTGCCCAAATGGAGGCGGTGCTGTCGGTGTGCGATGGGGTGATGGTGGCCCGGGGAGACCTGGGGGTGGAAATGCCGGCTCAAGAGGTGCCCCTGTTGCAAAAGCGCCTGATTGCCACGGCCAATCGGCTGGGGATTCCGGTGATCACCGCCACCCAGATGCTCGATAGCATGGTTCATTCCCCCCGCCCCACCCGCGCCGAGGTCTCTGATGTGGCCAATGCCATCCTAGATGGGACCGATGCCGTTATGCTCTCCAACGAGACGGCGACGGGGAAATATCCGGTGCTGGCAGTGCAGACCCTGGATAAAATCGCCCGGCATATGGAGCAGGAGTGTTTACAGCCGGGGATGCAGGGGGTCTATTCGCGCCCGTTCCAGCCGGGGGGGCAACCGATTGCCAATGCCATTAGCAAGGCCGTCAGCGATGTAGCCAGTGAATTGGCCGCCGGCGCCATCTTGACCCTGACCAAAACCGGGGCCACCGCCCGCAATGTCTCCAAGTTCCGGCCCCGCACGCCCATTATTGCTGTGACGCCCCACATCGAAGTGGCCCGCCAGTTGCAGTTGGTGTGGGGGGTGCGACCGCTGCTGGTACTGGAGTTGCCCACTGCCGGGCAGACGTTTCAGGTGGCGATGGCCATGGCCCAGGAGCGGGGTTGGCTCAAGGAAGGGGACCTGGTGGTAATGACCGCAGGCACCTTGCCGGGAGTAGCCGGTTCCACCGATTTGATTAAAGTGGGGATGGTCAGCGCCCAGATTGCCCAGGGGGTGGGGGTCGGCCAAGGTTTGGTCAGTGGCCGGGCCAGGGTCCTGCGTCCCCAGGAACGGCTGACGGATTTCCAGACCGGCGAGATTTTGGTGGTCCAGCAGACCGATGCGTCTTTAGTCGAACCCATGCGCCGGGCCGCCGGTATCGTTACCGAAGACGAAAGTTTAACGGGTCACGCCGCCGTCATCGGGCTGCGCCTGGGGGTGCCGGTGATTGTGGGGGTCAAAAACGCCACCCAAATCATTCGCGACGGGGCCATCATTACTCTGGATGTAGCGCGGGGGACGGTGTACACGGGGGCGCTGCGCATTGGCGATATGGGCTAG
- a CDS encoding carbon-nitrogen hydrolase, protein MGRVTVGLVQMVCDADPQVNDAQARAMIEQAAAQGAQIVCLPELFRSRYFCQTEDYGAFALAELVPGPTTAWLQALAQRLDIVIIASLFERRAPGLYHNTAVVLDGRQGYLGKYRKMHIPDDPLYYEKFYFTPGDLGYQVFATTYGRVGTLVCWDQWYPEAARLTAMQGADILFYPTAIGWHPAERDTLGTTQHQAWETIQRGHAIANGCFVVAVNRAGWEPTPHGQGEGIVFWGQSFVCGPDGQVLVRGPVDQAAVLTVTLSLDHIETQRQGWPFWRDRRIDSYQDLTRRFLVP, encoded by the coding sequence ATGGGACGGGTGACGGTGGGGTTGGTGCAGATGGTGTGTGACGCCGACCCCCAAGTGAACGATGCCCAAGCGCGGGCGATGATCGAGCAGGCGGCGGCCCAGGGGGCGCAGATTGTCTGTCTGCCGGAGCTTTTTCGCAGTCGTTACTTTTGCCAGACGGAGGATTACGGGGCGTTTGCCCTGGCCGAACTGGTGCCGGGTCCGACAACGGCGTGGTTGCAGGCCTTGGCCCAGCGGTTGGATATTGTCATTATTGCCAGTTTGTTTGAACGGCGGGCGCCGGGACTTTACCACAATACGGCGGTGGTGCTTGACGGGCGCCAGGGTTACTTGGGCAAGTACCGCAAGATGCATATCCCCGACGACCCCCTGTATTACGAAAAGTTCTATTTCACGCCGGGGGATTTGGGTTACCAGGTGTTTGCCACCACCTACGGGCGGGTCGGGACGCTGGTGTGCTGGGACCAGTGGTATCCGGAGGCGGCGCGCCTGACGGCCATGCAGGGGGCGGACATCCTGTTTTATCCCACGGCCATTGGTTGGCATCCGGCGGAACGGGATACGCTGGGAACGACGCAGCACCAGGCCTGGGAAACTATCCAGCGCGGTCATGCTATCGCCAACGGCTGTTTTGTGGTGGCGGTCAACCGAGCGGGCTGGGAACCGACCCCCCATGGTCAAGGGGAGGGGATTGTCTTTTGGGGGCAAAGTTTTGTCTGCGGGCCGGATGGTCAGGTGCTGGTGCGGGGACCAGTAGACCAGGCGGCGGTCTTGACGGTAACCCTATCCCTAGACCACATCGAAACCCAGCGGCAGGGGTGGCCTTTTTGGCGGGACCGGCGTATTGATAGCTACCAGGATTTAACCCGCCGTTTCCTGGTGCCTTGA
- a CDS encoding UbiD family decarboxylase, translating to MARDLRGFLQLLERRGQLRRIKAPVDPDLELAEIAQRVLQAGGPALLFENVQGSSIPVAINLLGTLERVCWAMHLEHPQELEALGEKLSQLQQPKPPKTPGEFLAFGQLLWDVVKAKPVTSFFPVCQQVVKRGDEVDLTQLPLIRPYPGDASKVITLGLVITKDCETGTPNVGIYRLQLQSRNTLSVHWLSVRGGARHLRKAAQRGQKLEVAIALGVDPLLVLAAATPIPVELSEWLFAGLYGGSGVHLARCKTLNLEVPDHAEIVLEGTITPGETVPDGPFGDHMGYYGGVEESPLIRIHCVTHRHHPIYATTFSGRPPKEEALIAIALNRIYTPILRKQVPEIVDFFLPMEGLSYKVAILAIDKAYPGQARRAALAFWSALPQFTYTKFVIVVDKDINIRDPRQVVWALSSKVDPQRDVFILPETPFDSLDFACPKVGLGSRMGIDATTKIPPETDRPWSPPLTSDPEIAARVTRRWAEYGLADLALTEVDPRLFGYELDALK from the coding sequence ATGGCGCGGGATTTGCGGGGCTTTTTGCAGCTTTTGGAGCGGCGGGGGCAATTGCGGCGCATCAAGGCCCCGGTGGACCCAGATTTAGAATTGGCCGAAATTGCCCAGCGGGTGTTGCAGGCGGGAGGGCCGGCCCTATTGTTTGAGAATGTCCAGGGGTCGTCTATCCCGGTGGCGATTAATTTGCTGGGGACGCTGGAGCGGGTCTGCTGGGCTATGCACCTAGAGCATCCCCAGGAGTTAGAAGCCCTGGGTGAAAAACTCAGCCAGTTGCAGCAGCCCAAACCCCCAAAAACGCCAGGGGAATTTTTGGCGTTCGGCCAGTTGCTGTGGGACGTGGTCAAGGCCAAACCGGTGACCAGCTTTTTCCCAGTCTGCCAGCAAGTGGTCAAACGGGGAGATGAGGTGGATTTGACCCAACTGCCTTTGATCCGACCCTATCCGGGGGATGCGAGCAAGGTTATCACCCTGGGGCTGGTGATCACCAAAGACTGTGAGACGGGTACGCCCAATGTGGGGATTTACCGGTTGCAGTTGCAGTCCCGCAACACCCTGTCGGTCCACTGGTTATCGGTGCGGGGTGGAGCGCGGCATTTGCGCAAGGCGGCCCAACGGGGGCAAAAATTAGAGGTGGCCATTGCCCTGGGGGTGGACCCCTTGCTGGTTTTGGCGGCGGCAACCCCAATTCCGGTGGAGTTGTCGGAGTGGCTGTTTGCTGGGCTGTACGGCGGCAGTGGGGTGCATCTGGCCCGCTGTAAAACCCTGAACCTGGAGGTGCCGGACCACGCGGAGATTGTCTTGGAAGGAACGATTACGCCGGGGGAGACGGTTCCCGATGGCCCCTTTGGCGACCACATGGGCTACTACGGGGGGGTGGAGGAATCGCCGTTGATTCGCATCCACTGTGTCACCCACCGCCATCACCCCATCTACGCCACGACGTTTAGTGGGCGGCCCCCTAAGGAAGAGGCGCTCATTGCTATTGCTCTAAACCGGATCTACACCCCCATCCTGCGCAAACAGGTGCCGGAGATCGTGGACTTTTTCCTGCCCATGGAGGGCCTGAGCTACAAGGTGGCGATTCTGGCCATTGATAAGGCCTATCCGGGTCAGGCGCGGCGGGCAGCCCTGGCCTTTTGGAGTGCCCTGCCCCAGTTCACCTACACCAAATTTGTGATTGTGGTGGATAAGGACATCAATATCCGCGACCCCCGGCAAGTAGTCTGGGCGCTCAGTTCCAAAGTGGACCCGCAGCGGGATGTGTTCATCCTGCCGGAGACGCCCTTTGATAGCTTGGACTTTGCCTGTCCCAAGGTGGGGTTGGGCAGCCGCATGGGGATTGACGCGACGACCAAAATCCCGCCGGAGACGGACCGCCCCTGGAGTCCCCCCCTGACGTCGGACCCGGAGATTGCCGCTCGGGTGACCCGGCGCTGGGCAGAATACGGCCTGGCGGATTTGGCGCTGACGGAGGTGGACCCGCGCCTGTTCGGTTACGAACTTGACGCTCTAAAATAG
- a CDS encoding glycosyltransferase family 2 protein yields MSGLAWVTTILFLLAALLGIVEATATWLGYRTITYYRLRRQPRCRYAELPRYSVIVVAYLPNEQGIILDTLTHLLTTLPRPKEGLEIILAYNRPQPLPIETQLQALAQAYPELKLLHVEGSRSKAENLNAAVCWVTGEMTLILDADLKPLPESVRRAWRWLAGGQYDVVQGRNIIRNARDNLLTRVVAVEFEHLYGVSHPARSLLADLGIFGGSNGYWRTEVLRRVRFNPKMLTEDIDVTVKLLLQGYRIIHDRDVIATELAPVDGRALWCQRRRWAQGWLQVGLKYAWPILRSPYLGLGQKIYLLCMLVGGIALHFTILYYPLVLVQELVNWDSLPAPAVQWLSWITALLLVSGPYQVFVAYQGRSALSPWNAWDSLLYCVALPVYGLFKNLVSLAAVYHQLTGRREWVVTRRGAWSPGQ; encoded by the coding sequence ATGTCCGGCCTAGCGTGGGTCACCACCATCCTGTTTCTCCTGGCCGCCCTTTTAGGTATTGTCGAAGCCACTGCCACCTGGTTAGGTTACCGCACCATCACCTATTACCGTCTGCGCCGGCAACCCCGCTGCCGTTATGCCGAACTGCCCCGCTATTCGGTGATCGTGGTGGCCTATTTGCCCAATGAGCAGGGGATTATTCTGGATACGCTCACCCATTTGCTCACCACCCTACCCCGCCCCAAGGAGGGCCTGGAAATCATCCTGGCTTATAACCGCCCCCAACCCCTGCCCATCGAAACCCAATTGCAAGCCCTGGCCCAGGCCTACCCGGAACTCAAGCTGTTGCACGTGGAAGGGAGCCGATCCAAGGCAGAAAATCTCAATGCGGCGGTCTGTTGGGTGACGGGGGAAATGACATTAATATTAGACGCCGACTTGAAACCCCTGCCGGAGAGCGTGCGGCGGGCCTGGCGCTGGCTGGCGGGGGGACAGTACGACGTGGTGCAGGGGCGCAACATCATCCGCAACGCCCGCGATAATCTCTTAACCCGGGTGGTGGCAGTGGAGTTTGAGCATCTGTACGGGGTGAGTCATCCGGCCCGGTCCCTGCTGGCGGATTTGGGGATTTTTGGCGGCTCCAACGGCTACTGGCGTACCGAGGTGCTGCGGCGGGTGCGCTTTAACCCCAAAATGCTCACGGAAGATATTGACGTGACGGTGAAGTTGCTGCTGCAGGGCTACCGCATCATCCACGACCGGGATGTAATAGCTACGGAATTGGCGCCGGTGGATGGACGAGCGCTTTGGTGCCAACGCCGCCGCTGGGCGCAGGGGTGGCTGCAGGTGGGCCTGAAATATGCCTGGCCGATTCTCCGGTCGCCCTACCTGGGATTGGGACAAAAAATCTATTTACTTTGCATGCTGGTGGGGGGCATTGCCCTGCACTTTACGATTCTTTACTACCCCCTGGTGCTGGTGCAGGAGCTGGTGAATTGGGATTCCCTACCGGCGCCGGCAGTGCAATGGCTGAGTTGGATTACGGCCCTGCTGTTGGTGAGCGGCCCCTACCAGGTGTTTGTGGCCTACCAGGGACGCAGCGCCCTTTCCCCTTGGAACGCCTGGGATTCGTTGCTGTACTGTGTGGCGCTGCCGGTCTATGGGCTGTTCAAAAATTTGGTGTCCCTGGCGGCGGTGTATCACCAACTGACGGGGCGGCGGGAATGGGTGGTCACCCGTCGGGGGGCCTGGTCGCCGGGCCAGTAA
- the chrA gene encoding chromate efflux transporter, which produces MSSPLLELARLFGVLGTVAFGGPAAHIALIQKEVVERRQWLTGEEFLDMMGAVNLIPGPNSTEIVLLVGLRRAGWAGLLVAGTAFILPAALITTFFAWVYREWGTLPQLAPVLAGMQPVVVVLIAHAGWRLGKKAVKSAWLLAVGLVTAGLSVLGVGELPALLIGGLLGILGRRRSAGVLAWWPPLPLMTTAPPAPAPGLWSLALFFLKVGAVLFGGGYLLIAFIERDLVERYGWLTQQQLLDAIAVGQFTPGPVLSTASFVGFLIADWPGALVATVAIFLPSFGFVALLNPLISWLRRNTWTGAFLDGLNVAAVALIGVVAVRLGWRLGTAALGTSWGYGLRMMGIALVAAVLMGWQKVPAPWLVGLGAVVAGAVSYRVGMIPELQGQIQG; this is translated from the coding sequence ATGTCATCGCCATTACTGGAGCTGGCACGTTTATTTGGGGTGTTGGGCACAGTGGCCTTTGGTGGTCCGGCCGCCCACATTGCCCTGATCCAAAAGGAAGTGGTCGAGCGGCGGCAATGGCTCACAGGGGAAGAATTTTTGGACATGATGGGGGCGGTCAATCTCATCCCCGGACCCAACTCTACGGAAATAGTCCTTTTGGTGGGGTTGCGACGAGCGGGTTGGGCAGGTCTGTTGGTGGCAGGCACGGCGTTTATCCTACCGGCGGCCTTGATCACTACTTTTTTCGCTTGGGTTTATCGGGAATGGGGAACGTTGCCGCAGCTGGCACCGGTGCTGGCGGGGATGCAGCCGGTGGTGGTGGTGTTGATTGCCCATGCTGGGTGGCGCCTAGGGAAAAAGGCGGTGAAAAGTGCCTGGTTGCTGGCGGTGGGCTTGGTGACAGCGGGGTTATCGGTGCTGGGGGTGGGGGAATTGCCGGCGTTGTTGATTGGGGGTTTGCTGGGAATACTGGGGCGACGACGGTCGGCGGGGGTTTTGGCCTGGTGGCCCCCACTGCCCCTGATGACCACAGCACCACCCGCGCCGGCACCCGGCTTGTGGTCCTTGGCCCTGTTTTTTCTCAAGGTGGGGGCGGTGCTATTCGGCGGGGGGTACCTGCTGATCGCCTTCATTGAAAGGGACCTGGTGGAGCGCTATGGCTGGCTGACGCAACAACAGTTACTCGATGCGATTGCAGTCGGGCAATTTACACCCGGTCCAGTGCTATCTACTGCTAGTTTTGTGGGGTTTTTGATTGCCGATTGGCCGGGGGCACTGGTGGCAACGGTGGCTATTTTTTTGCCGTCTTTTGGCTTTGTAGCTCTGCTGAATCCGCTAATTAGCTGGTTGCGGCGTAACACCTGGACGGGGGCTTTTTTGGATGGCCTAAATGTGGCGGCAGTGGCCTTGATTGGGGTGGTGGCGGTGCGGTTGGGCTGGCGCTTAGGGACGGCGGCTTTGGGAACCTCCTGGGGGTATGGGCTGCGGATGATGGGGATTGCCCTGGTAGCGGCCGTCCTGATGGGGTGGCAAAAGGTGCCAGCGCCCTGGTTGGTTGGATTAGGGGCAGTAGTAGCCGGCGCGGTGAGCTATAGGGTCGGGATGATCCCGGAGCTACAAGGCCAAATCCAGGGGTAA
- the cobW gene encoding cobalamin biosynthesis protein CobW, translated as MRKIPVTVITGFLGAGKTTLVRHLLQSPQSQGLAVLVNEFGEVGIDGSLLSNCCDTPVVELTNGCLCCTVQEEFLPTMQMLLNRPTPPTAIVIETSGLALPKPLVQAFTWPGIRTRTTVDGVITVVDGESLHTGQLARYYREGVPLTEHDTPLGELLADQLACADLVLLNKVDTLTPEQQTQLMAWLKTQVRPGVSILPCQYGQVPVSVLLDLGMAVEDHLAERPSHHDQDHDEEDHDPSLRAVVLTADDIPHPEWLVQRLTALVQQYEIYRAKGWAVVAGKPMRLVVQGVGTRLQTYYDRPWRPDEPRRTQVVCIGRNLPLDLAL; from the coding sequence ATGCGGAAAATTCCGGTGACGGTGATTACGGGCTTTCTGGGGGCCGGGAAGACCACCCTGGTGCGCCACCTCCTGCAATCCCCTCAAAGCCAAGGACTGGCGGTGCTGGTGAACGAATTTGGCGAAGTGGGCATTGACGGCTCCCTGCTGTCGAACTGTTGCGATACGCCGGTGGTGGAGCTTACCAACGGTTGTCTGTGCTGCACGGTGCAGGAGGAGTTTTTGCCCACTATGCAGATGCTGCTCAACCGCCCAACACCCCCCACCGCCATTGTCATCGAAACGTCAGGACTAGCGTTGCCCAAGCCCCTGGTGCAGGCCTTTACCTGGCCGGGGATACGCACCCGCACGACAGTCGACGGGGTGATCACGGTAGTGGATGGGGAAAGTCTGCACACTGGTCAGCTCGCCCGCTATTACCGGGAGGGTGTTCCCCTGACTGAGCACGACACCCCCCTAGGGGAGCTACTGGCGGACCAACTGGCCTGCGCCGACCTGGTATTGCTCAACAAAGTGGACACCCTGACGCCGGAGCAACAAACCCAGCTCATGGCCTGGCTCAAAACCCAGGTGCGACCGGGGGTGAGCATCCTCCCCTGCCAGTACGGCCAAGTGCCGGTGTCCGTGCTGCTGGATTTGGGGATGGCGGTGGAAGACCACCTGGCCGAGCGCCCCAGTCACCACGACCAGGACCACGACGAAGAGGACCACGACCCCAGCCTGAGAGCAGTAGTGCTTACGGCTGACGACATTCCCCACCCGGAGTGGCTGGTGCAGCGCCTGACGGCCCTGGTTCAGCAGTACGAGATTTACCGGGCCAAAGGGTGGGCAGTTGTTGCGGGGAAACCCATGCGTTTGGTGGTGCAGGGAGTGGGCACGCGCCTGCAAACCTACTACGACCGACCTTGGCGTCCCGACGAACCCCGCCGTACCCAGGTGGTATGTATTGGTCGCAACTTACCCCTGGATTTGGCCTTGTAG
- a CDS encoding DUF1636 domain-containing protein — MTVHSTLFVCTTCGSTWENGQRVGTSAGEFLLQDLQSALAETGAQIQPVKCLSACVNPCAVAITAPGKFAYILGQLPARDQRPATVQALVAFTQLHQQKEDGFIPYAERPELLKDRVLGRVPPVTTGG; from the coding sequence ATGACGGTTCACTCGACGTTATTTGTGTGTACGACCTGTGGGAGCACCTGGGAAAACGGCCAGCGGGTGGGCACCAGCGCCGGGGAATTTTTGCTGCAGGATTTGCAGTCAGCTCTGGCGGAGACGGGGGCGCAAATCCAACCGGTGAAATGTCTCAGCGCCTGTGTGAATCCCTGTGCCGTGGCCATTACCGCGCCGGGGAAATTTGCCTACATCCTGGGGCAACTGCCCGCCCGAGACCAGCGCCCCGCCACGGTACAGGCCCTAGTGGCATTCACCCAACTGCACCAGCAAAAGGAAGATGGATTTATCCCCTACGCCGAACGCCCGGAACTGCTCAAAGACCGGGTGCTGGGTCGGGTGCCGCCGGTGACGACAGGAGGTTAG
- a CDS encoding glycosyltransferase family 2 protein translates to MKFSIVTPCYNAVALLPETVASVLGQRAVQSGQVELEYWICDGGSTDGTLEWLRRHPHPAVRVISEPDQGMYDALAKGLSRATGDVVAYLNAGDIYYPQAFGVVAEIMATGQVDWLTGYRVIYNQHSQVIQVDLPYPYRRELFAFGLYNRAWCRVQQESTFWTQKVHQTLDLRQLKTWRYAGDYFLWMQLAQVTDLQVVQSYLGGFKRHPGQLSQQREAYNREVAQMTQPVPLWAKGAQVWDWWQWRWRRTYPGVWRFDPKINKWRRW, encoded by the coding sequence ATGAAGTTTTCCATCGTCACGCCCTGCTACAATGCGGTGGCCCTTCTACCGGAAACGGTGGCCTCCGTCCTCGGGCAAAGGGCTGTGCAATCGGGCCAGGTGGAGTTGGAGTACTGGATTTGCGATGGGGGTTCCACGGATGGGACGCTGGAATGGCTGCGCCGTCACCCCCACCCGGCGGTGCGGGTCATCTCGGAACCCGACCAAGGGATGTACGACGCCCTGGCGAAAGGGTTGTCCCGGGCGACCGGGGATGTGGTGGCCTATCTCAATGCCGGTGATATTTACTACCCCCAGGCGTTTGGGGTGGTGGCCGAAATCATGGCGACAGGACAGGTGGATTGGCTCACGGGCTACCGGGTGATTTACAACCAACATTCCCAGGTGATTCAGGTGGATTTGCCTTACCCCTATCGCCGGGAATTGTTCGCCTTCGGTCTTTACAACCGGGCCTGGTGTCGGGTGCAGCAGGAATCCACCTTCTGGACCCAAAAGGTCCACCAAACCCTGGACCTCCGGCAGCTAAAGACCTGGCGCTATGCGGGGGATTATTTTTTGTGGATGCAGTTGGCCCAGGTGACGGATTTGCAGGTGGTGCAGAGTTATCTGGGGGGGTTCAAACGCCACCCGGGACAGCTGTCGCAACAGCGGGAGGCCTATAACCGGGAGGTGGCCCAGATGACCCAACCGGTGCCCCTGTGGGCCAAGGGTGCCCAGGTCTGGGACTGGTGGCAATGGCGTTGGCGTCGAACCTACCCTGGCGTCTGGCGGTTTGACCCTAAGATAAATAAATGGCGTCGCTGGTAG